The following proteins are encoded in a genomic region of Amblyraja radiata isolate CabotCenter1 chromosome 19, sAmbRad1.1.pri, whole genome shotgun sequence:
- the hsp90b1 gene encoding endoplasmin, giving the protein MMKTKQTWFLALMCALLAFAFVRAEDEAVEEDLGKSRDGSRTDDEIVKREEEAIQLDGLNPAQIKEIREKAEKHMFQAEVNRMMKLIINSLYKNKEIFLREIISNASDALDKIRLISLTNDTALHATEEMTIKIKADKEKNLLHITDTGIGMTKVDLIKNLGTIAKSGTSEFLNKLTEMQTEDQTTSELIGQFGVGFYSSFLVADKVIVTSKHNNGTQHIWESDSNEFSIIEDPRGNTLGRGTTITLVLKEEASDYLELETIKNLVKKYSQFINFPIYIWSSKTETVEEPMDEEEAKEKEEKETDSDDEAAVEEESEEKEKTKKVEKTVWDWELLNDIKPIWQRPTKEIEEDEYTAFYKTFSKDTDDPVAHIHFTAEGEVTFKSILFVPKTAPRGLFDEYGSKKSDYIKLFVRRVFITDDFHDMMPKYLNFIKGVVDSDDLPLNVSRETLQQHKLLKVIRKKLVRKTLDMIKKIAEEKYEETFWKEFGTNIKLGVIEDHSNRTRLAKLLRFQSSHHESKQSSLEQYLERMKEKQDKIYFMAGANRKEVESSPFVERLLKKGYEVLYLTEPVDEYCIQALPEFDGKRFQNIAKEGLKFDESEKGKERHEAMEKEYEPLLTWLKDKALKDKIEKAVLSQRLTDSPCALVASQYGWSGNMERIMKAQAYQTGKDISTNYYSGQKKTFELNPRHPLIKEMLNRVKDIEDDMTATDLAVVLFETATLRSGYQLPDTKEYGDRIERMLRLSMNIDLNAQVEEYEEIADDEQEEGKDDEAKEEDAEESEETDETEEQTEDSTDVKDEL; this is encoded by the exons ATGATGAAGACCAAGCAAACCTGGTTCCTGGCGCTGATGTGCGCGCTGTTGGCTTTCG CTTTTGTCAGAGCAGAAGATGAAGCGGTGGAGGAAGATCTTGGGAAAAGTAGGGATGGTTCACGAACTGACGATGAAATTGTTAAAAG GGAGGAAGAGGCTATTCAGTTAGATGGATTGAATCCGGCTCAAATTAAAGAAATTAGGGAAAAGGCAGAAAAGCATATGTTCCAAGCAGAGGTGAACAGAATGATGAAGTTGATCATTAATTCACTATACAAAAACAAAGAG ATATTTCTGCGTGAAATTATTTCTAATGCCTCTGATGCTTTGGACAAGATCAGATTGATTTCGCTAACAAATGATACGGCATTACATGCCACAGAAGAGATGACTATCAAGATAAAG GCTGACAAAGAGAAGAACTTGCTTCATATCACAGATACAGGTATTGGCATGACTAAAGTGGACCTGATTAAAAACCTGGGCACAATAGCAAAATCTGGAACAAGTGAATTCTTAAATAAGCTAACGGAGATGCAAACTGAAGATCAAACCACCTCCGAATTGATTGGTCAGTTTGGTGTTGGATTCTACTCTTCTTTCTTGGTGGCCGATAAAGTTATTGTCACATCCAAGCACAATAATGGTACACAGCATATCTGGGAGTCTGACTCCAATGAGTTCTCCATAATAGAGGATCCTCGAGGAAATACTCTGGGACGTGGTACTACTATCAC GTTAGTCTTGAAAGAGGAGGCATCTGACTACCTTGAACTGGAAACCATCAAAAATCTAGTGAAGAAGTACTCTCAATTCATCAACTTCCCAATCTATATCTGGAGCAGTAAG ACAGAAACTGTGGAGGAACCAATGGATGAAGAGGAAGCCAAggagaaggaagaaaaggaaaCCGATAGTGATGATGAGGCAGCAGTTGAAGAAGAAAGtgaagaaaaagagaaaacaaagaag GTTGAGAAGACTGTCTGGGATTGGGAGCTGTTGAATGACATCAAACCCATCTGGCAAAGACCAACTAAAGAAATAGAAGAGGATGAATACACTGCCTTCTACAAGACCTTTTCTAAG GACACAGATGATCCAGTTGCTCATATCCACTTTACTGCTGAAGGAGAAGTAACATTTAAATCTATTTTGTTTGTGCCTAAAACTGCACCCCGTGGTTTATTTGATGAATATGGATCCAAAAAATCTGACTACATTAAG TTATTTGTTCGTCGAGTGTTCATCACAGACGACTTCCATGATATGATGCCAAAGTATTTGAATTTCATCAAGGGTGTA GTGGACTCTGATGATCTGCCTTTGAATGTCTCCCGTGAAACTCTGCAGCAGCATAAATTGCTAAAG GTAATTAGAAAGAAACTTGTGCGTAAGACCCTAGATATGATCAAGAAGATTGCAGAAGAAAAATATGAAGAAACCTTCTGGAAGGAATTTGGGACCAATATCAAGTTGGGTGTTATCGAGGATCACTCCAATAGAACACGTTTGGCTAAATTGCTACGCTTCCAATCTTCGCACCATGAATCCAAGCAGTCCAGTTTAGAACAGTACCTGGAAAGAATGAAAGAGAAACAAGACAAGATCTACTTCATGGCTGGAGCAAATAGAAAAGAG GTTGAATCTTCTCCCTTTGTTGAAAGACTGTTGAAGAAGGGATATGAAGTTCTGTATCTTACAGAGCCTGTTGATGAATACTGTATCCAAGCACTACCTGAATTTGATGGAAAGAGATTCCAGAATATTGCCAAAGAAGGATTGAAATTTGATGAAAGTGAAAAGGGAAAAGAAAGGCATGAAGCAATGGAGAAGGAATATGAGCCACTCTTGACTTGGCTGAAAGACAAAGCCCTGAAAGATAAG attgaaaaggctgtcCTGTCCCAGCGTCTCACTGattctccgtgtgctctggtgGCCAGTCAGTATGGATGGTCTGGTAATATGGAGAGAATCATGAAGGCCCAGGCTTACCAGACTGGAAAAGATATCTCCACAAA TTACTATTCTGGCCAAAAGAAGACGTTTGAACTTAATCCAAGACATCCTTTGATCAAGGAAATGCTGAATCGAGTTAAG GATATTGAAGATGATATGACTGCAACAGATCTTGCTGTAGTGTTGTTTGAGACGGCCACGCTACGTTCTGGATACCAATTACCAGATACTAAAGAATATGGTGATCGAATTGAAAGGATGCTTCGTCTAAGTATGAATATAGATCTCAATGCTCAG GTTGAAGAAtatgaagaaattgcagatgatgAACAAGAGGAAGGGAAAGATGATGAGGCGAAGGAAGAGGATGCAGAGGAAAGTGAAGAAACTGATGAAACAGAAGAACAGACGGAG gactccacagatgtgaaagATGAATTATAA
- the c19h12orf73 gene encoding protein BRAWNIN, with protein MPAGVSWFRYLTMLGTSILTMFAGAEVVHRYYRPDLSIPEIPPKPGELKTELLGLKDEIQTHNSQKH; from the exons ATGCCAGCAGGGGTCTCGTGGTTCCGTTATTTAACCATGCTGGGGACAAGCATCCTAACAATGTTTGCAGGAGCAGAAGTAGTGCACAGATACTACAGACCGGATCTG agtATACCAGAAATTCCACCGAAGCCAGGTGAGCTTAAAACAGAACTTCTGGGATTGAAAGATGAAATCCAGACTCATAATTCACAAAAACACTGA